In Chiroxiphia lanceolata isolate bChiLan1 chromosome 2, bChiLan1.pri, whole genome shotgun sequence, a single genomic region encodes these proteins:
- the PTGFRN gene encoding prostaglandin F2 receptor negative regulator isoform X3: MISDGLSVSGSKGRSLMPLRLSEGDSFRLRCSAVTTSPEHTHLHVTWQIKSGSTWRDILSLTHEGKFQPGPGYEERYRSGDIRLDTGANDTYRLSVSQASSADGGAYRCLVSEWVRGADGSWQRIQEKSVEVASVSIQRTALDVVISTSNVSVTERDSLDLTCNITTDRSGIFQAEVMWYFSASPDDTLADAQLLLSMDHDSVVSDSTLISLSHVDRNSYRLLVRDVDVEDSGYYFCEAAIWVPLHNGSWHKVVERTSAPVSVVVTALEPDYDVFLNASKTPKFSDDPTELHCRITNAQDTEANLRFAVSWYYRQRLRSDDVVADELLATMDADWTLLPGDRSRERIQNGEIIFSKKSADTFSLRIQWTSESDRGDYFCVVSAWSRHRNNSWVKSKDVTSAPVNVFWATQDYTLTVEAVKLKPFFVAGHTFEMTCKVSSKNIKTPRYSVLITAEKPLTDQSSPNGTTRIISLNQDSVVRLEDWTDQTRVDGVVLEKVQENEFRYRMYQTQISDAGLYRCVVTAWSPGGGGMWREAVNGLSNPIQIDFQTSGPVFNVSVHSDSPTIYQGEVADLLCIVTMEGMALEPDDMSFDVSWFAVRSFALDREPILLASLDRRGIVTQSRRNGSSDISLERISPLEFRLRVHGCEDHDFGNHYCVVTPWVRSATGVWQREPDIRAKPIFLSVKMDVLNAFKYPLLIGIGLATVIGLLSCLIGYCSSRWCCKKEVQETRRERRRLMSMEMD; this comes from the exons A TGATTTCCGACGGCTTGTCCGTGAGCGGCTCAAAAGGACGTTCCTTGATGCCGCTCCGCCTGTCTGAGGGGGACTCCTTCAGGCTGCGCTGCTCGGCAGTTACCACCTCTCCGGAGCACACTCACCTGCACGTGACCTGGCAGATCAAAAGTGGATCAACTTGGCGGGACATCCTGTCTTTGACTCACGAGGGCAAGTTCCAGCCGGGCCCCGGCTACGAGGAGCGGTACCGCAGTGGAGATATCCGCCTGGACACGGGAGCCAACGACACGTACCGGCTGTCCGTGTCCCAGGCGTCCTCGGCGGACGGGGGGGCCTACAGGTGTCTTGTGAGCGAGTGGGTGAGAGGGGCCGATGGCTCGTGGCAGAGGATCCAGGAGAAGAGCGTGGAGGTAGCGAGTGTGTCCATCCAGCGGACGG CTCTAGATGTGGTCATCTCAACAAGCAATGTGTCTGTGACTGAGAGAGACTCCCTGGATCTTACGTGCAACATCACAACAGACAGGAGTGGTATTTTCCAGGCAGAGGTGATGTGGTATTTTTCTGCATCACCTGATGATACCTTGGCGGATGCTCAGCTTTTGCTGAGCATGGACCATGATTCTGTGGTCAGTGATTCAACTCTGATCAGCCTGAGCCACGTAGACAGGAACTCCTATCGCCTGTTGGTGCGGGATGTGGACGTGGAAGACTCTGGCTACTACTTCTGTGAAGCAGCTATCTGGGTACCCCTGCACAATGGGAGCTGGCACAAGGTGGTGGAGAGGACGTCTGCACCAGTCAGTGTGGTGGTGACAGCATTAG AACCAGACTACGACGTGTTCCTGAATGCGTCTAAAACACCCAAGTTTTCGGATGACCCCACAGAGCTCCACTGCAGGATCACGAACGCGCAGGACACCGAGGCAAACCTCCGCTTCGCCGTTTCCTGGTACTACAGGCAGCGCCTGCGCAGCGACGACGTGGTGGCAGATGAACTCCTGGCCACGATGGACGCGGACTGGACTCTGCTGCCCGGGGACAGGAGCAGAGAGCGGATTCAGAACGGGGAAATAATCTTCTCTAAGAAGTCTGCCGACACCTTCAGTTTGCGAATCCAGTGGACTTCCGAGAGCGACAGAGGGGATTACTTCTGTGTCGTCTCTGCCTGGAGCAGGCACCGCAACAACAGCTGGGTAAAGAGCAAAGATGTGACCTCTGCGCCTGTCAACGTTTTCTGGGCTACACAAG ATTACACGCTCACGGTGGAGGCGGTGAAACTGAAGCCGTTCTTTGTAGCAGGCCACACCTTTGAGATGACATGCAAGGTGTCCTCGAAGAACATCAAGACGCCGCGCTACTCCGTCCTCATCACGGCCGAGAAGCCGCTGACGGATCAGTCGAGCCCCAACGGGACCACCCGCATCATCTCCCTGAACCAGGACTCGGTGGTGCGGCTGGAGGACTGGACGGACCAGACGCGCGTGGACGGGGTGGTCCTGGAGAAGGTGCAGGAGAACGAGTTCCGCTACCGGATGTACCAGACGCAGATCTCGGACGCGGGGCTGTACCGCTGCGTGGTCACCGCCTGGTccccggggggcggcgggatGTGGCGCGAGGCGGTGAACGGCTTGTCCAACCCCATCCAGATAGACTTCCAGACGTCAG GTCCTGTGTTTAATGTCTCAGTGCATTCTGACAGCCCGACGATCTACCAGGGGGAGGTGGCAGATCTGCTGTGTATCGTCACAATGGAAGGAATGGCACTTGAGCCAG ATGATATGTCCTTTGATGTCTCCTGGTTTGCTGTGCGCTCCTTCGCCTTGGACAGAGAGCCCATCTTGCTGGCCTCGCTGGACCGGAGGGGGATCGTGACgcagagcaggaggaatggCAGCAGTGACATCAGCCTGGAGAGAATCAGCCCGCTGGAATTCCGGCTCCGCGTGCATGGCTGTGAGGACCATGACTTTGGGAACCACTACTGCGTAGTGACCCCGTGGGTGCGATCTGCCACGGGCGTGTGGCAGCGGGAACCCGACATCAGAGCCAAGCCCATCTTCCTGTCTGTGAAAATGGATG TTCTGAATGCTTTCAAGTATCCCCTGTTGATTGGCATCGGTCTGGCCACTGTCATTGGACTCTTATCCTGCCTCATTGGCTACTGCAGCTCCCGTTGGTGCTGCAAGAAGGAAGTGCAGGAAACGCGGCGAGAGCGTCGTCGGCTAATGTCGATGGAGATGGACTGA
- the PTGFRN gene encoding prostaglandin F2 receptor negative regulator isoform X2, which yields MGHRGDTASCLPLLLLVLLLLAFCRGRIVRVPKGPLIRVVGTEVVIPCSVSDYDGPSEQNFDWEFSRDTDFVRIVSTWDSTFTSEEYQKRVGRGDIKLRRSSNDAVELVIRNIQPADQGRYKCSTPSTDATVQGNYDAEVQVKVISDGLSVSGSKGRSLMPLRLSEGDSFRLRCSAVTTSPEHTHLHVTWQIKSGSTWRDILSLTHEGKFQPGPGYEERYRSGDIRLDTGANDTYRLSVSQASSADGGAYRCLVSEWVRGADGSWQRIQEKSVEVASVSIQRTALDVVISTSNVSVTERDSLDLTCNITTDRSGIFQAEVMWYFSASPDDTLADAQLLLSMDHDSVVSDSTLISLSHVDRNSYRLLVRDVDVEDSGYYFCEAAIWVPLHNGSWHKVVERTSAPVSVVVTALEPDYDVFLNASKTPKFSDDPTELHCRITNAQDTEANLRFAVSWYYRQRLRSDDVVADELLATMDADWTLLPGDRSRERIQNGEIIFSKKSADTFSLRIQWTSESDRGDYFCVVSAWSRHRNNSWVKSKDVTSAPVNVFWATQGPVFNVSVHSDSPTIYQGEVADLLCIVTMEGMALEPDDMSFDVSWFAVRSFALDREPILLASLDRRGIVTQSRRNGSSDISLERISPLEFRLRVHGCEDHDFGNHYCVVTPWVRSATGVWQREPDIRAKPIFLSVKMDVLNAFKYPLLIGIGLATVIGLLSCLIGYCSSRWCCKKEVQETRRERRRLMSMEMD from the exons GTCCTCTGATTCGAGTGGTGGGCACGGAGGTGGTGATCCCCTGCAGCGTTAGTGACTATGATGGACCCAGTGAGCAGAACTTTGACTGGGAGTTCTCCCGGGACACTGACTTCGTGCGGATAGTGAGTACCTGGGATTCTACCTTCACCTCTGAGGAGTACCAAAAACGCGTGGGCCGCGGGGATATCAAACTGAGACGGAGCAGCAACGATGCTGTGGAACTTGTGATTAGAAACATCCAACCAGCTGACCAAGGGAGATACAAGTGCTCCACGCCCAGCACTGATGCCACCGTTCAGGGAAATTATGATGCAGAGGTCCAAGTGAAAG TGATTTCCGACGGCTTGTCCGTGAGCGGCTCAAAAGGACGTTCCTTGATGCCGCTCCGCCTGTCTGAGGGGGACTCCTTCAGGCTGCGCTGCTCGGCAGTTACCACCTCTCCGGAGCACACTCACCTGCACGTGACCTGGCAGATCAAAAGTGGATCAACTTGGCGGGACATCCTGTCTTTGACTCACGAGGGCAAGTTCCAGCCGGGCCCCGGCTACGAGGAGCGGTACCGCAGTGGAGATATCCGCCTGGACACGGGAGCCAACGACACGTACCGGCTGTCCGTGTCCCAGGCGTCCTCGGCGGACGGGGGGGCCTACAGGTGTCTTGTGAGCGAGTGGGTGAGAGGGGCCGATGGCTCGTGGCAGAGGATCCAGGAGAAGAGCGTGGAGGTAGCGAGTGTGTCCATCCAGCGGACGG CTCTAGATGTGGTCATCTCAACAAGCAATGTGTCTGTGACTGAGAGAGACTCCCTGGATCTTACGTGCAACATCACAACAGACAGGAGTGGTATTTTCCAGGCAGAGGTGATGTGGTATTTTTCTGCATCACCTGATGATACCTTGGCGGATGCTCAGCTTTTGCTGAGCATGGACCATGATTCTGTGGTCAGTGATTCAACTCTGATCAGCCTGAGCCACGTAGACAGGAACTCCTATCGCCTGTTGGTGCGGGATGTGGACGTGGAAGACTCTGGCTACTACTTCTGTGAAGCAGCTATCTGGGTACCCCTGCACAATGGGAGCTGGCACAAGGTGGTGGAGAGGACGTCTGCACCAGTCAGTGTGGTGGTGACAGCATTAG AACCAGACTACGACGTGTTCCTGAATGCGTCTAAAACACCCAAGTTTTCGGATGACCCCACAGAGCTCCACTGCAGGATCACGAACGCGCAGGACACCGAGGCAAACCTCCGCTTCGCCGTTTCCTGGTACTACAGGCAGCGCCTGCGCAGCGACGACGTGGTGGCAGATGAACTCCTGGCCACGATGGACGCGGACTGGACTCTGCTGCCCGGGGACAGGAGCAGAGAGCGGATTCAGAACGGGGAAATAATCTTCTCTAAGAAGTCTGCCGACACCTTCAGTTTGCGAATCCAGTGGACTTCCGAGAGCGACAGAGGGGATTACTTCTGTGTCGTCTCTGCCTGGAGCAGGCACCGCAACAACAGCTGGGTAAAGAGCAAAGATGTGACCTCTGCGCCTGTCAACGTTTTCTGGGCTACACAAG GTCCTGTGTTTAATGTCTCAGTGCATTCTGACAGCCCGACGATCTACCAGGGGGAGGTGGCAGATCTGCTGTGTATCGTCACAATGGAAGGAATGGCACTTGAGCCAG ATGATATGTCCTTTGATGTCTCCTGGTTTGCTGTGCGCTCCTTCGCCTTGGACAGAGAGCCCATCTTGCTGGCCTCGCTGGACCGGAGGGGGATCGTGACgcagagcaggaggaatggCAGCAGTGACATCAGCCTGGAGAGAATCAGCCCGCTGGAATTCCGGCTCCGCGTGCATGGCTGTGAGGACCATGACTTTGGGAACCACTACTGCGTAGTGACCCCGTGGGTGCGATCTGCCACGGGCGTGTGGCAGCGGGAACCCGACATCAGAGCCAAGCCCATCTTCCTGTCTGTGAAAATGGATG TTCTGAATGCTTTCAAGTATCCCCTGTTGATTGGCATCGGTCTGGCCACTGTCATTGGACTCTTATCCTGCCTCATTGGCTACTGCAGCTCCCGTTGGTGCTGCAAGAAGGAAGTGCAGGAAACGCGGCGAGAGCGTCGTCGGCTAATGTCGATGGAGATGGACTGA
- the PTGFRN gene encoding prostaglandin F2 receptor negative regulator isoform X1, translating to MGHRGDTASCLPLLLLVLLLLAFCRGRIVRVPKGPLIRVVGTEVVIPCSVSDYDGPSEQNFDWEFSRDTDFVRIVSTWDSTFTSEEYQKRVGRGDIKLRRSSNDAVELVIRNIQPADQGRYKCSTPSTDATVQGNYDAEVQVKVISDGLSVSGSKGRSLMPLRLSEGDSFRLRCSAVTTSPEHTHLHVTWQIKSGSTWRDILSLTHEGKFQPGPGYEERYRSGDIRLDTGANDTYRLSVSQASSADGGAYRCLVSEWVRGADGSWQRIQEKSVEVASVSIQRTALDVVISTSNVSVTERDSLDLTCNITTDRSGIFQAEVMWYFSASPDDTLADAQLLLSMDHDSVVSDSTLISLSHVDRNSYRLLVRDVDVEDSGYYFCEAAIWVPLHNGSWHKVVERTSAPVSVVVTALEPDYDVFLNASKTPKFSDDPTELHCRITNAQDTEANLRFAVSWYYRQRLRSDDVVADELLATMDADWTLLPGDRSRERIQNGEIIFSKKSADTFSLRIQWTSESDRGDYFCVVSAWSRHRNNSWVKSKDVTSAPVNVFWATQDYTLTVEAVKLKPFFVAGHTFEMTCKVSSKNIKTPRYSVLITAEKPLTDQSSPNGTTRIISLNQDSVVRLEDWTDQTRVDGVVLEKVQENEFRYRMYQTQISDAGLYRCVVTAWSPGGGGMWREAVNGLSNPIQIDFQTSGPVFNVSVHSDSPTIYQGEVADLLCIVTMEGMALEPDDMSFDVSWFAVRSFALDREPILLASLDRRGIVTQSRRNGSSDISLERISPLEFRLRVHGCEDHDFGNHYCVVTPWVRSATGVWQREPDIRAKPIFLSVKMDVLNAFKYPLLIGIGLATVIGLLSCLIGYCSSRWCCKKEVQETRRERRRLMSMEMD from the exons GTCCTCTGATTCGAGTGGTGGGCACGGAGGTGGTGATCCCCTGCAGCGTTAGTGACTATGATGGACCCAGTGAGCAGAACTTTGACTGGGAGTTCTCCCGGGACACTGACTTCGTGCGGATAGTGAGTACCTGGGATTCTACCTTCACCTCTGAGGAGTACCAAAAACGCGTGGGCCGCGGGGATATCAAACTGAGACGGAGCAGCAACGATGCTGTGGAACTTGTGATTAGAAACATCCAACCAGCTGACCAAGGGAGATACAAGTGCTCCACGCCCAGCACTGATGCCACCGTTCAGGGAAATTATGATGCAGAGGTCCAAGTGAAAG TGATTTCCGACGGCTTGTCCGTGAGCGGCTCAAAAGGACGTTCCTTGATGCCGCTCCGCCTGTCTGAGGGGGACTCCTTCAGGCTGCGCTGCTCGGCAGTTACCACCTCTCCGGAGCACACTCACCTGCACGTGACCTGGCAGATCAAAAGTGGATCAACTTGGCGGGACATCCTGTCTTTGACTCACGAGGGCAAGTTCCAGCCGGGCCCCGGCTACGAGGAGCGGTACCGCAGTGGAGATATCCGCCTGGACACGGGAGCCAACGACACGTACCGGCTGTCCGTGTCCCAGGCGTCCTCGGCGGACGGGGGGGCCTACAGGTGTCTTGTGAGCGAGTGGGTGAGAGGGGCCGATGGCTCGTGGCAGAGGATCCAGGAGAAGAGCGTGGAGGTAGCGAGTGTGTCCATCCAGCGGACGG CTCTAGATGTGGTCATCTCAACAAGCAATGTGTCTGTGACTGAGAGAGACTCCCTGGATCTTACGTGCAACATCACAACAGACAGGAGTGGTATTTTCCAGGCAGAGGTGATGTGGTATTTTTCTGCATCACCTGATGATACCTTGGCGGATGCTCAGCTTTTGCTGAGCATGGACCATGATTCTGTGGTCAGTGATTCAACTCTGATCAGCCTGAGCCACGTAGACAGGAACTCCTATCGCCTGTTGGTGCGGGATGTGGACGTGGAAGACTCTGGCTACTACTTCTGTGAAGCAGCTATCTGGGTACCCCTGCACAATGGGAGCTGGCACAAGGTGGTGGAGAGGACGTCTGCACCAGTCAGTGTGGTGGTGACAGCATTAG AACCAGACTACGACGTGTTCCTGAATGCGTCTAAAACACCCAAGTTTTCGGATGACCCCACAGAGCTCCACTGCAGGATCACGAACGCGCAGGACACCGAGGCAAACCTCCGCTTCGCCGTTTCCTGGTACTACAGGCAGCGCCTGCGCAGCGACGACGTGGTGGCAGATGAACTCCTGGCCACGATGGACGCGGACTGGACTCTGCTGCCCGGGGACAGGAGCAGAGAGCGGATTCAGAACGGGGAAATAATCTTCTCTAAGAAGTCTGCCGACACCTTCAGTTTGCGAATCCAGTGGACTTCCGAGAGCGACAGAGGGGATTACTTCTGTGTCGTCTCTGCCTGGAGCAGGCACCGCAACAACAGCTGGGTAAAGAGCAAAGATGTGACCTCTGCGCCTGTCAACGTTTTCTGGGCTACACAAG ATTACACGCTCACGGTGGAGGCGGTGAAACTGAAGCCGTTCTTTGTAGCAGGCCACACCTTTGAGATGACATGCAAGGTGTCCTCGAAGAACATCAAGACGCCGCGCTACTCCGTCCTCATCACGGCCGAGAAGCCGCTGACGGATCAGTCGAGCCCCAACGGGACCACCCGCATCATCTCCCTGAACCAGGACTCGGTGGTGCGGCTGGAGGACTGGACGGACCAGACGCGCGTGGACGGGGTGGTCCTGGAGAAGGTGCAGGAGAACGAGTTCCGCTACCGGATGTACCAGACGCAGATCTCGGACGCGGGGCTGTACCGCTGCGTGGTCACCGCCTGGTccccggggggcggcgggatGTGGCGCGAGGCGGTGAACGGCTTGTCCAACCCCATCCAGATAGACTTCCAGACGTCAG GTCCTGTGTTTAATGTCTCAGTGCATTCTGACAGCCCGACGATCTACCAGGGGGAGGTGGCAGATCTGCTGTGTATCGTCACAATGGAAGGAATGGCACTTGAGCCAG ATGATATGTCCTTTGATGTCTCCTGGTTTGCTGTGCGCTCCTTCGCCTTGGACAGAGAGCCCATCTTGCTGGCCTCGCTGGACCGGAGGGGGATCGTGACgcagagcaggaggaatggCAGCAGTGACATCAGCCTGGAGAGAATCAGCCCGCTGGAATTCCGGCTCCGCGTGCATGGCTGTGAGGACCATGACTTTGGGAACCACTACTGCGTAGTGACCCCGTGGGTGCGATCTGCCACGGGCGTGTGGCAGCGGGAACCCGACATCAGAGCCAAGCCCATCTTCCTGTCTGTGAAAATGGATG TTCTGAATGCTTTCAAGTATCCCCTGTTGATTGGCATCGGTCTGGCCACTGTCATTGGACTCTTATCCTGCCTCATTGGCTACTGCAGCTCCCGTTGGTGCTGCAAGAAGGAAGTGCAGGAAACGCGGCGAGAGCGTCGTCGGCTAATGTCGATGGAGATGGACTGA